One Thauera sp. K11 DNA window includes the following coding sequences:
- the acnA gene encoding aconitate hydratase AcnA, protein MSTRNAARANLEVGGRSYAYYSLKSLEPDYPLARLPYSIKVLLENLLRHEDGQSTTRADVEALAGADFRKLAPRDINFTPARVILQDFTGVPCVVDLAAMRDAIARLGGDPAAVNPLCPVELVIDHSVMIDHYGSKDALDLNARIEFQRNRERYAFLRWGQEALRNFKVVPPDTGIVHQVNLEYLARVVFENDGLLYPDTCFGTDSHTTMVNGIGVLGWGVGGIEAEAAMLGQPSSMLIPEVIGVRVTGRLAEGATATDLVLTVTEMLRKRGVVEKFVEFFGPGLAGLSAADRNTIGNMAPEYGATCGIFPIDGETLNYLRLTGRSEEQVAVVEAYARAQGMWWTPDAPEAEYTDVLHLDLGTIVPSLAGPKRPQDRVPLPQLGADFRKALEAEQALRPSSGPATVDSGGERFALGDGAVVIAAITSCTNTSNPGVLIGAGLLARKARALGLASRPWVKTSLAPGSPAVTGYLAKAGLLEDLEHFGFHVAAYGCTTCIGNSGPLDEPISAAIQQHGLCVSAVLSGNRNFEGRIHQDVRMNYLASPPLVIAFAIAGTTDVDLTTEPVGTAADGRQVFLADIWPSNQEIQAEVARSVTAELFRKSYAGVLTGDARWQSLQVAGSQTYGWDPDSTYIRHPPYFEGMTPAAPGIAPIRGARCLAVLGDSITTDHISPAGSIKKDGPAGRYLTAHGVQPADFNSFGSRRGNHEVMVRGTFANTRIRNALTPGVEGGVSRCLGNGGGPVEPIYDVAIEYAAAGTPLIVLAGKEYGTGSSRDWAAKGTLLLGVKAVIAESFERIHRSNLVGMGVLPLTFAQGENAATLGLDGTETFDIDGLAPHAAEVGVTATRADGTAAAFRARVRINTAKEWDYFSHGGVLQYMLRQMAAS, encoded by the coding sequence ATGAGTACCCGCAACGCAGCCCGAGCAAACCTGGAAGTGGGCGGCCGCAGCTACGCCTACTACAGCCTGAAGTCCCTCGAGCCGGACTATCCGCTCGCCCGCCTGCCTTACTCCATCAAGGTCCTGCTGGAAAACCTGCTGCGCCACGAAGACGGGCAGTCCACCACCCGGGCCGACGTCGAAGCCCTCGCCGGAGCGGATTTCCGCAAGCTCGCGCCGCGCGACATCAACTTCACCCCGGCCCGGGTGATCCTGCAGGACTTCACCGGCGTGCCCTGCGTCGTGGACCTGGCGGCGATGCGGGACGCCATCGCCAGGCTCGGCGGCGACCCGGCCGCGGTGAACCCGCTCTGCCCGGTGGAACTGGTGATCGACCATTCGGTGATGATCGACCACTACGGCAGCAAGGACGCGCTGGACCTCAACGCCAGGATCGAATTCCAGCGCAACCGCGAGCGCTACGCCTTCCTGCGCTGGGGCCAGGAAGCGCTGCGCAACTTCAAGGTCGTGCCGCCCGACACCGGCATCGTCCACCAGGTGAACCTCGAATACCTCGCCCGCGTGGTCTTCGAGAACGACGGCCTGCTTTACCCGGACACCTGCTTCGGCACCGACAGCCACACCACCATGGTCAACGGCATCGGCGTGCTGGGCTGGGGCGTGGGCGGCATCGAAGCGGAAGCGGCCATGCTCGGCCAGCCTTCGTCGATGCTCATTCCCGAGGTGATCGGCGTGCGGGTCACGGGCAGGCTGGCCGAGGGCGCCACCGCCACCGACCTCGTCCTCACCGTGACCGAGATGCTGCGCAAGCGCGGCGTGGTGGAAAAGTTCGTGGAATTCTTCGGCCCCGGCCTGGCCGGCCTCTCGGCCGCCGACCGCAACACCATCGGCAACATGGCGCCCGAATACGGCGCCACCTGCGGCATCTTCCCCATCGACGGCGAGACCCTGAACTACCTGCGCCTGACCGGCCGCAGCGAAGAACAGGTCGCGGTGGTGGAAGCCTATGCCAGGGCGCAGGGGATGTGGTGGACGCCCGACGCGCCCGAAGCCGAATACACCGACGTGCTCCACCTCGACCTGGGCACCATCGTCCCCAGCCTCGCCGGCCCCAAGCGCCCGCAGGACCGCGTGCCGCTGCCGCAGCTTGGCGCCGACTTCCGCAAGGCCCTCGAGGCCGAGCAGGCCCTGCGCCCGTCTTCCGGCCCCGCCACCGTCGACAGCGGCGGCGAACGCTTCGCGCTCGGCGACGGCGCGGTCGTGATCGCCGCCATCACCTCCTGCACCAACACCTCCAACCCCGGCGTGCTGATCGGCGCCGGCCTCCTGGCCCGCAAGGCCCGCGCCCTGGGGCTCGCGAGCCGGCCGTGGGTCAAGACCTCGCTCGCACCGGGCTCCCCGGCCGTCACCGGATACCTCGCCAAGGCCGGTCTGCTGGAAGACCTGGAACACTTCGGCTTCCACGTCGCGGCCTACGGCTGCACCACCTGCATCGGCAACTCCGGCCCGCTGGACGAACCCATCTCCGCCGCCATCCAGCAGCACGGCCTTTGCGTCAGCGCGGTGCTCTCGGGCAACCGCAACTTCGAAGGCCGCATCCACCAGGACGTGCGGATGAACTATCTCGCCTCGCCGCCGCTGGTGATCGCCTTCGCCATCGCCGGCACCACCGACGTCGATCTGACGACCGAACCCGTCGGCACCGCCGCCGACGGCCGCCAGGTCTTCCTGGCCGACATCTGGCCCTCCAACCAGGAGATCCAGGCCGAGGTGGCCCGCTCGGTCACCGCCGAACTGTTCAGGAAGAGCTACGCCGGCGTGCTCACCGGCGACGCGCGCTGGCAGTCCCTGCAGGTCGCCGGCTCGCAGACCTACGGCTGGGACCCGGACAGCACCTACATCCGCCATCCGCCCTACTTCGAGGGCATGACGCCGGCGGCGCCGGGCATCGCCCCCATCCGCGGCGCGCGCTGCCTGGCCGTGCTGGGCGATTCGATCACCACCGACCACATCAGCCCGGCCGGCAGCATCAAGAAGGACGGCCCGGCGGGGCGCTACCTCACCGCGCACGGCGTGCAGCCCGCCGACTTCAACAGCTTCGGCTCGCGCCGCGGCAACCACGAAGTGATGGTGCGCGGCACCTTCGCCAACACGCGGATCAGGAACGCCCTGACGCCGGGTGTCGAAGGCGGCGTGTCGCGCTGCCTCGGCAATGGCGGCGGCCCGGTCGAGCCGATCTACGACGTGGCGATCGAGTACGCCGCCGCCGGCACGCCGCTGATCGTCCTCGCCGGCAAGGAATACGGCACCGGCTCGTCGCGCGACTGGGCCGCCAAGGGCACCCTCCTGCTCGGCGTCAAGGCCGTCATCGCCGAGTCCTTCGAACGCATCCACCGCTCCAACCTGGTGGGCATGGGCGTGCTGCCGCTCACCTTCGCCCAAGGAGAGAACGCCGCCACCCTCGGCCTGGACGGCACCGAGACCTTCGACATCGACGGCCTCGCGCCCCATGCCGCGGAAGTCGGCGTCACCGCCACGCGGGCCGACGGCACCGCCGCCGCCTTCAGGGCAAGGGTCCGGATCAACACCGCCAAGGAATGGGACTACTTCAGCCACGGCGGCGTGCTGCAGTACATGCTGAGGCAGATGGCCGCGTCGTAG
- the antB gene encoding anthranilate 1,2-dioxygenase small subunit, translating into MNQNIQHAVEQFLYRNAELCDAQEWDAYLEMFDEESEFHVPQWSSEHEYTADPKRSMSLIYYANRSGLEDRVYRIRTGKSAACTPMPRTQHIIGNVRVAPLAGGADGELEVKANWSTNYYRFAVAGHFFGYATYHLKPAGESWKITRKHVVLLNDTINAVLDFYHL; encoded by the coding sequence ATGAACCAGAACATCCAACATGCCGTCGAGCAGTTCCTGTACCGCAACGCCGAACTGTGCGACGCCCAGGAGTGGGATGCCTACCTCGAGATGTTCGACGAGGAAAGCGAGTTCCACGTCCCGCAGTGGTCGTCGGAGCACGAATACACGGCCGACCCCAAGCGCAGCATGTCGCTGATCTACTACGCCAACCGCTCGGGCCTGGAAGACCGCGTGTATCGCATCCGCACCGGCAAGTCCGCCGCCTGCACCCCGATGCCGCGCACCCAGCACATCATCGGCAACGTGCGCGTCGCACCGCTGGCCGGCGGCGCCGACGGCGAGCTGGAAGTCAAGGCCAACTGGTCGACGAACTACTACCGCTTTGCGGTGGCGGGCCACTTCTTCGGCTACGCGACCTACCACCTGAAGCCCGCGGGCGAAAGCTGGAAGATCACCCGCAAGCACGTGGTGCTGCTCAACGACACCATCAACGCCGTGCTGGACTTCTACCACCTGTGA
- the antA gene encoding anthranilate 1,2-dioxygenase large subunit, with translation METQLNTKRTDAEWREYVKNSFDFRPADGVYRIARQIFTEPELFDLEMEMIFEKNWIYACHESEIPNPNDYVTMVAGRQPMIINRDATGQLNALINACQHRGVTLVRTTKGKASTFTCSFHAWTYKSDGRLLKVKAPSEYVEDFDLGKHNLKKARIQSYKGFVFINLDAEGTETLEDYLGDTKVFLDMMVAQSPTGELEVLPGRSQYTFDGNWKLQCENGLDGYHVSTVHYNYVATVKHRHEVNAQKGSKVEDTLDYSKLGAGDAETDDGFFSFPNGHSLLFSDMPNPAVRPGYATIMPRLVEEYGQAKAEWMMHRLRNLNIYPSLFFMDQISSQLRVIRPVAWNKTEIHSYCIGVKGESDKDRESRIRQFEDFFNVSGMGTPDDLVEFREAQRGFQARLEPWSDISRGHHKWVEGETPNSKAIGIEPVLTGTEFTQEGLYVNQHGAWQRFMLKGLDKKLQMAEEE, from the coding sequence CGTCTACCGCATCGCCCGCCAGATCTTCACCGAGCCCGAACTGTTCGATCTCGAGATGGAGATGATCTTCGAGAAGAACTGGATCTACGCCTGCCACGAAAGCGAGATCCCCAACCCGAACGACTACGTGACGATGGTCGCCGGCCGCCAGCCGATGATCATCAACCGCGACGCCACCGGCCAGCTCAATGCGCTGATCAACGCCTGCCAGCACCGCGGCGTCACGCTGGTCCGCACCACCAAGGGCAAGGCTTCGACCTTCACCTGTTCCTTCCACGCCTGGACCTACAAGAGCGACGGCCGCCTGCTGAAGGTGAAGGCGCCGTCCGAATACGTCGAAGACTTCGACCTCGGCAAGCACAACCTCAAGAAGGCCCGCATCCAGAGCTACAAGGGCTTCGTGTTCATCAACCTCGACGCCGAGGGCACCGAGACGCTCGAAGACTACCTGGGCGACACCAAGGTCTTCCTCGACATGATGGTCGCGCAGTCGCCCACCGGCGAACTCGAAGTGCTGCCGGGCCGCTCGCAATACACCTTCGACGGCAACTGGAAGCTGCAGTGCGAGAACGGCCTGGACGGCTACCACGTCAGCACGGTGCACTACAACTACGTGGCCACCGTCAAGCACCGCCACGAAGTCAACGCGCAAAAGGGCAGCAAGGTGGAGGACACGCTCGACTACAGCAAGCTCGGCGCGGGCGATGCGGAGACCGACGACGGCTTCTTCTCCTTCCCCAACGGCCACAGCCTGCTGTTCAGCGACATGCCCAACCCCGCCGTGCGCCCCGGCTACGCCACGATCATGCCGCGGCTGGTGGAGGAATACGGCCAGGCCAAGGCCGAGTGGATGATGCACCGGCTGCGCAACCTCAACATCTACCCGAGCCTGTTCTTCATGGACCAGATCAGCTCGCAACTGCGCGTCATCCGTCCGGTGGCCTGGAACAAGACCGAGATCCACAGCTACTGCATCGGCGTGAAGGGCGAATCCGACAAGGACCGCGAAAGCCGCATCCGCCAGTTCGAGGACTTCTTCAACGTGTCGGGCATGGGCACGCCGGACGACCTCGTCGAATTCCGCGAAGCGCAGCGCGGCTTCCAGGCGCGGCTCGAGCCCTGGAGCGACATCTCGCGCGGCCACCACAAGTGGGTGGAAGGCGAGACGCCCAACAGCAAGGCCATCGGCATCGAGCCGGTGCTGACCGGCACCGAATTCACGCAGGAAGGGCTCTACGTGAACCAGCACGGCGCCTGGCAGCGCTTCATGCTCAAGGGTCTCGACAAGAAACTGCAGATGGCCGAAGAGGAGTAA